In Vibrio sp. JC009, a single window of DNA contains:
- a CDS encoding replication initiator protein RctB domain-containing protein, with product MKSDEKILIKAPRSHKDGHLFEVSENVVDWIEQYQHFKGVTKSIIELLNQISLRGFSSKDGFVSTTELVEASDRHLTRAAIQQRLRAAVKIGLFTQIPVRFEEGLAGKTMLHRFVNPAQLVSVMGATSLMTESSKRTEKQKKSKALAQTQVNRRLLNEYGLQTPPAMKDESEQFVVSPAYWAGIIDQALAPPRTRKNYQKSMVSISGSRAVIETRSSKHIMTVDDLMTLFALFTLTVQYHEHHQEDYQINGVQIPNKTPLYITDILSMRGKKDSGPARDSIRESIDRIEYTDFQLHELAGRWLSENMPEGFKSDRFRFLARTITGSEEAPSEDAAGEIRIKPNLYILVWEPSFYEELLTKDYFFLFPPEILKQHTLIFQLYSYFRSRMSRRLTDSLLLSELNQKLSRNIEWRRFSNEMIRELKKLSEGEGGEDHFTVNLWGYHLTLTAEDTKGKTKDYRMDIKCDVDEVVRYSRARTTNAGKRNMAPTLPNPLRNEMLSKQKLEELSEIIDGEFEPIQRKQASPGGRLGRRVKLRKHLVEINADELTITLSKYTSPEALERSITALSAMTGHPHSSIQNECQELLEKLDWLRVGEQVVSYETLSRTVELYNSQAQSKHLSIERLISGLAVRKKICKQVFEGHIDEEVFRAIEDVAVGN from the coding sequence ATGAAATCAGATGAAAAGATACTGATCAAAGCACCACGCAGTCATAAAGATGGTCATTTATTTGAAGTATCAGAAAATGTAGTAGATTGGATTGAGCAGTACCAGCACTTTAAAGGTGTTACCAAAAGCATTATTGAGCTATTAAATCAGATTTCATTACGAGGCTTTAGCAGTAAAGATGGTTTTGTCTCCACAACGGAGCTTGTTGAGGCATCTGACCGTCATCTGACAAGAGCAGCCATTCAGCAAAGACTGAGGGCAGCGGTAAAGATTGGTCTGTTTACTCAAATCCCGGTGCGGTTTGAGGAAGGTCTTGCCGGCAAAACCATGCTGCATCGCTTTGTTAACCCGGCCCAGTTAGTTTCAGTTATGGGTGCAACCAGCTTAATGACTGAATCAAGTAAACGAACGGAGAAGCAGAAAAAGTCTAAAGCCCTGGCTCAGACTCAGGTAAACCGCCGCCTGTTAAACGAGTATGGCCTGCAAACACCGCCAGCGATGAAGGATGAGTCGGAGCAGTTTGTGGTCTCGCCTGCTTACTGGGCGGGCATTATTGATCAGGCGCTTGCTCCACCGAGAACCAGAAAAAATTATCAGAAATCCATGGTCTCGATCTCAGGATCCCGTGCCGTGATCGAAACAAGATCCTCGAAACATATTATGACGGTAGATGATCTGATGACGCTGTTTGCTCTGTTTACATTGACGGTGCAATACCATGAACATCATCAGGAGGATTACCAGATTAACGGGGTCCAGATCCCGAATAAAACCCCGTTGTATATCACCGATATCCTCTCTATGCGTGGCAAGAAGGACAGTGGCCCGGCCAGGGATTCCATCCGTGAAAGTATCGACCGTATTGAATATACGGACTTTCAGCTTCATGAACTGGCGGGCCGCTGGTTAAGTGAAAACATGCCGGAAGGGTTTAAGAGTGATCGTTTCCGTTTTCTTGCCCGGACCATTACAGGATCCGAAGAGGCGCCGTCGGAAGATGCAGCAGGTGAGATCCGGATCAAGCCAAATCTCTACATTCTGGTCTGGGAACCCTCGTTCTATGAAGAGCTGCTGACCAAAGATTACTTCTTCCTTTTCCCGCCGGAGATCCTGAAGCAGCATACATTGATCTTCCAGCTTTACTCCTATTTCAGAAGCCGTATGTCAAGAAGGCTGACCGACAGCCTGCTTCTGAGTGAGTTGAATCAAAAGCTTTCCCGGAACATTGAATGGCGCCGTTTTTCCAATGAGATGATCCGTGAGCTGAAAAAGTTATCGGAAGGGGAGGGGGGTGAAGATCATTTTACCGTTAATCTGTGGGGCTACCATCTGACGCTTACCGCTGAAGATACCAAAGGTAAGACCAAAGACTACCGGATGGACATTAAGTGTGACGTGGATGAAGTTGTTCGTTATTCCAGAGCAAGAACGACCAATGCCGGTAAGCGTAATATGGCGCCAACGCTGCCAAACCCGCTGCGCAACGAGATGCTTTCAAAGCAGAAGCTGGAAGAGCTGTCTGAAATTATTGATGGTGAGTTTGAGCCAATCCAGCGTAAGCAGGCTTCTCCGGGCGGGCGCCTTGGCAGAAGGGTCAAGCTGAGAAAGCACCTTGTTGAGATCAACGCGGATGAGCTGACTATCACCCTGTCTAAGTATACCTCTCCAGAGGCTCTGGAACGCAGTATAACGGCTCTTTCTGCAATGACCGGGCATCCGCACTCTTCAATCCAGAATGAGTGTCAGGAGCTCTTAGAGAAGCTGGATTGGCTTAGAGTAGGCGAGCAGGTGGTTTCCTACGAAACTCTGAGCCGGACTGTCGAGTTGTACAACAGCCAGGCTCAAAGCAAACATCTGTCTATCGAAAGGCTGATTTCCGGTTTAGCGGTACGGAAGAAAATCTGTAAGCAAGTTTTTGAAGGTCATATCGATGAGGAAGTATTCCGCGCCATTGAAGATGTGGCGGTGGGGAATTAG
- a CDS encoding DUF3283 family protein has translation MSINLSLLPPEEKNRIELDKQASFLVWKLKEAKAGPDELITEADKIRNESEKEFFEQAIEKYKRIMGVA, from the coding sequence ATGTCCATTAATTTGTCACTGCTGCCTCCTGAAGAAAAAAACAGGATAGAACTTGATAAACAAGCCTCTTTTCTGGTCTGGAAACTGAAAGAAGCAAAGGCTGGTCCCGATGAACTGATTACTGAAGCGGACAAGATCCGTAACGAATCTGAGAAAGAGTTCTTCGAACAGGCGATTGAAAAATATAAAAGGATAATGGGAGTTGCCTGA
- a CDS encoding YebC/PmpR family DNA-binding transcriptional regulator, whose translation MGRSFEVRKASMAKTQGAKIKVYSKYGKEIYMSAKNGGADPDTNLSLKHLIAKAKKDQVPSHVIDKALDKATGGGGEDYQPARYEGFGPGGASVIVDCLTDNGNRTFQDVRQCFVKTGAKIGSPGAVAHMFDHQAVFQFKGDDEEAVLEALMMQDVDVADIELEDGVITVFAPHTEFFKAKTALGEEFPDVTLDVEEITFVPQTNTPVAGEDAEKFQKFLDLLDECDDVQQVYHNAEL comes from the coding sequence ATGGGAAGAAGTTTTGAAGTGCGCAAAGCCTCTATGGCGAAAACACAAGGCGCAAAAATTAAGGTTTATTCCAAATACGGTAAAGAAATTTATATGTCTGCTAAGAATGGTGGTGCCGATCCTGACACTAACCTTTCTCTAAAGCACTTGATTGCAAAAGCTAAAAAAGATCAGGTGCCAAGTCATGTAATCGATAAGGCTCTTGACAAAGCAACCGGTGGCGGTGGTGAAGATTATCAGCCAGCCCGCTACGAAGGTTTCGGCCCGGGTGGCGCAAGCGTAATCGTTGACTGTCTGACAGACAACGGCAACCGTACCTTCCAGGACGTTCGTCAGTGCTTTGTTAAAACAGGCGCTAAGATCGGCAGCCCTGGCGCGGTAGCTCACATGTTTGACCATCAGGCGGTATTCCAGTTTAAAGGCGACGATGAAGAAGCTGTACTGGAAGCGCTGATGATGCAGGATGTTGATGTAGCTGACATCGAGCTTGAAGACGGTGTTATCACTGTATTTGCTCCGCATACTGAGTTCTTTAAAGCGAAAACGGCTCTGGGTGAAGAGTTCCCTGATGTCACGCTTGATGTTGAAGAGATCACTTTCGTTCCTCAGACCAATACTCCGGTAGCTGGCGAGGATGCAGAGAAGTTCCAGAAGTTCCTTGATCTTCTGGATGAGTGTGATGACGTACAGCAGGTTTATCACAACGCAGAGCTATAA